A window of the Kiritimatiellia bacterium genome harbors these coding sequences:
- the alaS gene encoding alanine--tRNA ligase: MTATQIRQSFLDFFRAKGHAIVPSSPVVLPSDPTLLFANAGMNQFKEIFLGARQSEAPRVADTQKCIRVSGKHNDLEEVGLDTYHHTFFEMLGNWSFGDYYKREAIAWAWELLTEVWKLPRERLWITVYRDDDEAERIWKATPGVLPSHVLRFGEKDNFWEMGDTGPCGPCSEIHIDRTANGCTPDMVNAGSPEVMELWNLVFIQYNRRADGTLEELPSKHVDTGMGFERLVSVLQGKPSNYDTDLFMPLLDRLAQMTGEKYEGKAAVAMRVIADHLRTLSFAIADGVLPSNEGRGYVLRRLLRRAVRYARKIGLRDPFLGELFPVLEGVMGDVFPELRRRREDILRALRAEEESFAAALDRGTGLFDDVVKGLKARKEDTFPGDEAFKLYDTYGFPLDLTVLMAGENGLKVDQDKFTELMEQQRERARSARTEKMRKADADVVADLVHRGLKSAFTGYETLAGESEILALLSDGKDRGELAEGAEGELLLARTPFYAESGGQIGDKGMLRGPAGEFEVWDTQRPAEGLILHIGRVTQGVLKRGEAVTALVDADRRSRTARHHSGTHLLQYALRELVSPSIKQAGSYVGPDRMRFDISYFEAVPEDQLDAVERRVNELILENVALKVYPMPFKDVAGSGIIALFDEKYGDTVRVVEVPGYSRELCGGTHVRATGDLGLFRIVSESSVAAGVRRIEAVCGRPAYEWTHREHRLVGTLSRRLSASPDEVFARVEALMEANRRLEKELKQQATAGALNKVDEWLGRARKAGDIPLIAEDVGEQSLDVLRGVMDALRAKFASGVIVLGSRFDGKACFLASVSEDLQSSGVHAGKLIGAVAKVAGGGGGGQPGKAQAGGKDPSKVAEAIGRVPDLLAK, encoded by the coding sequence ATGACCGCAACCCAGATCCGGCAGTCCTTCCTGGATTTCTTCCGGGCCAAGGGCCATGCCATCGTCCCCAGTTCCCCCGTGGTGCTTCCCTCGGACCCGACGCTGCTGTTCGCCAACGCGGGCATGAACCAGTTCAAGGAGATCTTCCTCGGCGCCCGCCAGAGCGAGGCGCCGCGCGTGGCGGATACGCAGAAATGCATCCGAGTCAGCGGCAAGCACAACGACCTCGAGGAGGTCGGCCTCGACACCTATCACCACACCTTCTTCGAGATGCTGGGCAACTGGTCGTTCGGCGACTACTACAAGCGCGAGGCGATCGCCTGGGCCTGGGAACTGCTGACCGAGGTCTGGAAGCTGCCCCGCGAGCGGCTCTGGATCACGGTCTACCGCGACGATGACGAGGCGGAGCGGATCTGGAAGGCGACGCCCGGCGTCCTGCCGTCGCACGTCCTGCGGTTCGGCGAGAAGGACAACTTCTGGGAGATGGGCGACACCGGGCCCTGCGGCCCGTGCTCGGAGATCCACATTGACCGCACGGCGAACGGCTGCACCCCGGACATGGTCAACGCCGGTTCGCCGGAGGTCATGGAGCTGTGGAACCTGGTCTTCATCCAGTACAACCGCCGCGCCGACGGCACGCTGGAAGAACTGCCCTCGAAGCACGTGGACACGGGCATGGGGTTCGAGCGCCTCGTCTCGGTGCTCCAGGGCAAGCCCTCGAACTATGACACGGACCTGTTCATGCCGCTGCTCGACCGCCTGGCGCAGATGACCGGCGAGAAATACGAGGGGAAGGCCGCCGTCGCCATGCGCGTGATCGCGGACCACCTGCGCACGCTCTCGTTCGCCATCGCCGACGGCGTGCTGCCCTCCAACGAGGGGCGCGGCTACGTCCTGCGCCGGCTCCTGCGCCGCGCCGTCCGCTATGCCCGCAAGATCGGGCTGCGCGACCCGTTCCTGGGCGAGCTGTTCCCCGTCCTCGAGGGCGTCATGGGCGACGTGTTCCCCGAGCTGCGCCGCCGGCGGGAGGATATCCTCCGGGCCCTGCGCGCGGAGGAGGAAAGTTTCGCCGCCGCCCTCGACCGCGGAACCGGCCTCTTCGACGACGTGGTGAAGGGGCTCAAGGCGCGCAAGGAAGACACCTTCCCCGGCGACGAGGCCTTCAAGCTCTACGACACGTACGGCTTCCCGCTGGACCTCACGGTCCTCATGGCGGGCGAGAACGGGCTGAAGGTGGACCAGGACAAGTTCACCGAACTCATGGAGCAGCAGCGCGAGCGCGCCCGCTCCGCGCGGACGGAGAAGATGCGCAAGGCCGACGCCGACGTCGTCGCCGACCTCGTCCACCGGGGGCTCAAGTCCGCCTTCACGGGATACGAGACGCTGGCCGGCGAGTCGGAGATCCTGGCCCTGCTGTCGGACGGCAAGGACCGCGGCGAACTGGCCGAGGGCGCGGAGGGCGAGCTCCTGCTGGCCCGCACCCCGTTCTACGCGGAGTCCGGCGGCCAGATCGGCGACAAGGGCATGCTCCGCGGGCCGGCCGGCGAGTTCGAGGTCTGGGACACCCAGCGGCCTGCGGAGGGACTGATCCTGCACATCGGCCGCGTCACGCAGGGTGTTCTCAAGAGGGGCGAGGCTGTCACCGCGCTCGTCGATGCCGACCGGCGGAGCCGTACGGCCCGGCATCACTCGGGCACGCACCTCCTGCAGTACGCGCTGCGCGAGCTGGTGAGCCCGTCCATCAAGCAGGCGGGGTCGTACGTCGGCCCCGACCGGATGCGCTTCGACATCAGCTACTTCGAGGCCGTGCCCGAGGACCAGCTCGACGCCGTCGAGCGGCGCGTCAACGAGCTGATCCTCGAGAACGTCGCGCTGAAGGTTTACCCGATGCCGTTCAAGGACGTCGCGGGGTCGGGCATCATCGCGCTCTTCGACGAGAAGTACGGCGACACCGTGCGCGTGGTCGAGGTGCCCGGCTACAGCCGCGAGCTCTGCGGCGGCACTCACGTGCGCGCGACCGGCGACCTGGGCCTTTTCCGGATCGTGTCCGAAAGCTCCGTTGCGGCCGGCGTGCGGCGTATCGAGGCCGTTTGCGGGCGGCCCGCCTACGAGTGGACCCACCGCGAGCATCGGCTGGTCGGCACGCTCTCGCGCCGGTTGAGCGCGTCGCCCGACGAGGTCTTCGCGCGGGTCGAGGCCCTCATGGAGGCCAACCGCCGGTTGGAAAAGGAACTCAAGCAGCAGGCGACCGCGGGCGCGCTGAACAAGGTGGACGAGTGGCTCGGGCGCGCTCGGAAGGCCGGCGACATCCCGCTGATCGCGGAGGACGTCGGCGAGCAGTCGCTGGACGTGCTGCGCGGCGTGATGGATGCCCTGCGCGCGAAATTCGCCTCGGGCGTGATCGTGCTTGGCAGCCGGTTCGACGGCAAGGCCTGCTTCCTGGCCTCGGTCAGCGAGGACTTGCAGTCCAGCGGCGTGCACGCCGGCAAGCTGATCGGCGCCGTGGCCAAGGTGGCGGGCGGGGGCGGGGGCGGCCAGCCGGGCAAGGCGCAGGCCGGCGGCAAGGATCCGTCGAAGGTGGCCGAGGCGATCGGCAGGGTCCCCGACCTGCTGGCGAAATAA
- a CDS encoding DnaJ domain-containing protein, which yields MSVKFQDYYSVLGVERTASEQEIKKAYRKLAQKYHPDVNKDPAAESRFKQINEAYEVLGDPDKRKKYDSLGANWRAGQDFRPPPGWGDNVHFEFRGAPGAGGFDFSELGGGGFSDFFEMFFGGGGGARRAGGGRRATRAGFQDEAPGGDQEAEIAISLEDAYHGAHKTIQLAQADAYGQPSGQVKTYDVRIPPGTTDGSRIRLSGQGHRGGDLYLRVHLEPHPVYRVRGHDLERDLPLTPWEAALGAKIHVQTLDGTAAVTIPPGSSGGQHLRLRGRGLPRGRGGERGDLIVETRVVLPPRLTEKERELFEQLSRQSHFKPER from the coding sequence ATGAGTGTCAAGTTCCAGGATTACTATTCCGTGCTGGGCGTCGAGCGGACGGCCTCCGAACAGGAGATCAAGAAGGCCTACCGCAAGCTGGCCCAGAAGTACCACCCGGACGTCAACAAGGACCCGGCGGCCGAGTCCCGCTTCAAGCAGATCAACGAGGCCTACGAGGTGCTCGGCGACCCGGACAAGCGCAAGAAGTACGACAGCCTCGGCGCCAACTGGCGCGCGGGCCAGGACTTCCGGCCGCCCCCCGGCTGGGGTGACAATGTGCATTTCGAGTTCCGCGGCGCGCCGGGCGCCGGCGGGTTCGATTTCAGCGAACTGGGCGGCGGCGGGTTCAGCGACTTCTTCGAAATGTTCTTCGGCGGCGGGGGCGGCGCGCGCCGCGCGGGCGGCGGGCGGCGGGCGACCCGGGCCGGCTTCCAGGATGAAGCGCCGGGAGGCGACCAGGAGGCGGAGATCGCGATCTCCCTCGAGGACGCCTACCACGGGGCGCATAAAACCATTCAACTGGCGCAGGCGGACGCCTACGGGCAGCCGTCCGGCCAGGTCAAGACGTACGACGTCCGCATCCCGCCCGGCACGACGGACGGTTCGCGCATCCGGCTCTCGGGACAGGGCCACCGCGGCGGCGACCTGTACCTGCGCGTCCATCTCGAGCCGCACCCGGTCTACCGCGTCCGCGGCCACGATCTCGAGCGGGATCTCCCGCTGACGCCGTGGGAGGCGGCGCTGGGCGCGAAGATCCACGTCCAGACGCTGGACGGCACCGCCGCAGTGACGATTCCGCCGGGCTCGTCGGGCGGACAGCACCTGCGGCTGCGCGGGCGCGGCCTGCCCCGCGGGCGGGGCGGCGAGCGCGGCGACCTCATCGTCGAGACCCGCGTCGTCCTTCCGCCGCGCCTGACGGAAAAGGAGCGGGAGCTGTTCGAGCAATTGTCGCGGCAGAGTCACTTCAAGCCCGAACGCTAG
- the rimO gene encoding 30S ribosomal protein S12 methylthiotransferase RimO: MSTPRKIRAPVVSLISLGCSKNTVDSECLLGELVQNGLLIAEDPAESDICLVNTCGFIDSARRETADTLERLARQKKRGRPRKIVALGCLVERAGQEHGLANFLTQADARVPFSGYPQLPQICRDLMQPGGVPSRPSRGCDFTAFLKTPRARIGGVHSAYLKISEGCSNRCRYCSIPLIRGAQVSRPLEDILAEAGQLIRHGAREINLVAQDTTAYGADLYGQPRLPDLLRRLGELDGAAWFRLLYAHPARLSDEVIDLVAGAPHLCPYLDLPLQHISDPLLERMGRRIGTAQTLNLLERIRSRMPHGALRTTFIVGFPGETKADFEQLRRLVRDGWFTHAGVFTYSQEPGTPAADWPDDVAPGEKERRREALMLAQREVSKEKGRAQLGRTVEVLLDGVAERKGRLPHGAMAVGRTRLQAPEVDGTVLIRPPLPKPIPEPGARVPVEIVEALDYDVLGRMAL; encoded by the coding sequence GTGAGCACCCCCCGGAAAATCCGCGCCCCCGTCGTCAGCCTCATCAGTCTCGGCTGCTCCAAGAACACCGTGGACTCCGAGTGCCTGCTCGGCGAACTGGTTCAAAACGGCCTGCTCATCGCCGAGGATCCGGCGGAATCGGACATCTGCCTCGTCAACACGTGCGGCTTCATCGACAGCGCGCGCCGGGAAACCGCGGACACGCTGGAGCGGCTGGCCCGCCAGAAGAAGCGCGGACGTCCCCGTAAAATTGTCGCCCTGGGCTGCCTCGTGGAGCGCGCGGGCCAGGAACACGGCCTGGCCAATTTCCTGACACAGGCGGATGCCCGCGTGCCGTTCAGCGGCTACCCGCAGTTGCCGCAAATCTGCCGCGACCTGATGCAACCCGGAGGGGTCCCGTCGCGCCCGTCGCGCGGCTGCGATTTCACGGCCTTCCTGAAAACCCCCCGCGCCCGGATCGGCGGCGTGCACAGCGCGTACCTGAAAATCTCCGAGGGCTGCTCGAACCGGTGCCGCTATTGCTCCATCCCGCTCATCCGCGGCGCGCAGGTCAGCCGGCCGCTGGAAGACATCCTGGCCGAGGCCGGGCAGTTGATCCGGCACGGCGCCCGCGAGATCAACCTCGTCGCGCAGGACACGACCGCCTACGGCGCGGACCTGTACGGACAGCCCCGCCTGCCGGATCTGCTCCGGCGGCTGGGCGAACTGGACGGCGCGGCGTGGTTCCGGCTGCTCTACGCGCATCCCGCGCGCCTGTCCGACGAAGTGATCGACCTCGTCGCCGGCGCGCCGCACCTGTGCCCGTATCTCGATCTTCCGCTCCAGCACATTTCCGATCCCCTCCTCGAGCGCATGGGACGCCGCATCGGAACGGCGCAGACCTTGAACCTCCTGGAGCGCATCCGGTCGCGCATGCCGCACGGCGCGCTGCGCACGACGTTCATCGTCGGGTTCCCCGGCGAGACCAAGGCCGACTTCGAGCAACTGCGGCGGCTGGTCCGCGACGGGTGGTTCACGCACGCCGGGGTGTTCACCTACTCGCAGGAGCCGGGGACCCCGGCGGCGGACTGGCCGGATGACGTGGCGCCCGGCGAAAAGGAGCGTCGTCGCGAGGCCCTCATGCTGGCCCAGCGGGAGGTGTCGAAGGAGAAAGGCCGCGCGCAGCTCGGCCGGACCGTGGAGGTCCTGCTCGACGGCGTGGCCGAACGGAAGGGCCGCCTGCCGCACGGGGCCATGGCCGTGGGCCGGACGCGGCTGCAGGCGCCGGAAGTGGATGGCACGGTTCTGATCCGCCCGCCCTTGCCGAAACCGATTCCCGAGCCCGGCGCTCGAGTGCCGGTGGAAATCGTCGAGGCCCTGGATTACGACGTGCTGGGGCGAATGGCCTTGTAG
- the recR gene encoding recombination protein RecR, whose protein sequence is MPASDPMGRLQALLGQLPGVGRRSAERMAQALARNGENLLPNLIAALREVEENVRLCSSCGGLTLKTLDPCALCRDPRRESALLCVVEDPSDIPLVERAGAYRGRYHALLGKISPMQGEGIPDRRVEALLKRIETEGIREVILALNSDVESDATASYLAEVLGKLAVKVTRLAFGIPAGSALAFSDPVTLGRALQGRMAIRPPS, encoded by the coding sequence ATGCCCGCGAGCGATCCCATGGGCCGGCTGCAGGCGCTGCTGGGCCAGCTCCCCGGCGTCGGGCGCCGGTCCGCCGAGCGCATGGCGCAGGCCCTGGCGCGCAACGGCGAGAACCTGCTCCCGAACCTGATCGCGGCGCTCCGCGAGGTGGAGGAGAATGTTCGACTGTGCAGTTCCTGCGGCGGCCTGACCTTGAAGACGCTGGACCCCTGCGCGCTGTGCCGCGACCCGCGCCGCGAGTCCGCCCTGTTGTGCGTGGTCGAGGACCCCTCGGATATTCCCCTGGTCGAGCGCGCGGGCGCCTACCGGGGCCGCTACCACGCGCTGCTGGGCAAGATCTCGCCGATGCAGGGCGAAGGCATCCCCGACCGCCGCGTGGAGGCCCTCCTGAAAAGGATCGAGACGGAAGGGATCCGGGAGGTCATTCTGGCCCTGAACAGCGACGTCGAGAGCGATGCCACGGCGTCCTACCTGGCCGAAGTGCTGGGAAAGCTCGCGGTCAAGGTCACGCGCCTGGCGTTCGGCATTCCGGCCGGCAGCGCGCTGGCGTTTTCCGACCCGGTCACGCTGGGCCGCGCCTTGCAAGGCCGCATGGCCATCCGTCCTCCTTCGTGA
- a CDS encoding diacylglycerol kinase family lipid kinase: MLINPKSGGWWSSQAIQKAFDDHWDTAEIDLAYQFSRSVEDGKTKARRAVEEGADTILVVGGDGMVNTIGGVLVGTGTALGVIPVGSGNGFARHFGIPLDPEKAVRALRSARRQAMDVGRANGRSFFVTCSLAWDAALVRSFEKFPMRGSLPYVLAAAYEFLGYEPQPVCVRLDGEELSWSDPLVFTVANLTQYGVGAKIAPRAEPDDGWLELVVVARQDAPRVLAGLPRLFNGSFDGLPGVVTRRFKRMTVERARPAPIQVDGELVEPADNVHIEVVHKALRVLVPAETLDGAET, translated from the coding sequence GTGCTGATCAATCCGAAATCCGGCGGCTGGTGGTCCAGCCAGGCGATCCAGAAGGCGTTTGACGACCACTGGGATACCGCCGAGATCGACCTGGCCTACCAGTTCAGCCGCAGCGTGGAGGACGGTAAGACCAAGGCGCGCCGCGCGGTGGAGGAGGGGGCGGACACGATCCTCGTGGTCGGCGGCGACGGCATGGTCAACACGATCGGCGGGGTCCTCGTCGGCACGGGCACGGCGCTCGGGGTGATCCCGGTGGGCAGCGGCAACGGGTTCGCGCGGCATTTCGGCATTCCCCTCGACCCCGAAAAAGCCGTGCGCGCCCTGCGTTCGGCCCGGCGCCAAGCCATGGACGTGGGGCGGGCCAACGGGCGCTCATTTTTCGTGACGTGCAGCCTCGCGTGGGACGCGGCGTTGGTCCGCTCGTTCGAGAAGTTCCCGATGCGGGGCAGCCTACCGTACGTGCTGGCGGCGGCATACGAGTTCCTCGGTTACGAGCCCCAGCCGGTCTGCGTGCGCCTGGACGGAGAGGAACTATCGTGGTCCGATCCGCTGGTGTTCACCGTGGCCAACCTCACGCAGTACGGCGTAGGGGCCAAGATCGCGCCGCGCGCGGAGCCGGACGATGGCTGGCTGGAGCTCGTGGTCGTGGCACGGCAGGACGCGCCGCGCGTGCTGGCGGGGTTGCCCCGCCTGTTCAACGGGTCCTTCGACGGCCTGCCGGGCGTGGTGACCCGGCGGTTCAAACGGATGACCGTCGAAAGGGCCCGGCCCGCGCCGATCCAGGTTGACGGGGAACTCGTTGAGCCGGCGGACAATGTGCACATCGAGGTCGTGCACAAGGCCCTGCGCGTGCTGGTCCCCGCGGAGACCCTG